In Anaerolineales bacterium, the following proteins share a genomic window:
- a CDS encoding glycosyltransferase family 2 protein, with amino-acid sequence MKKISIVIPVYYNESNLADTIPQLLALEEKFPGYSLELVFVDDGSGDRSLNLLLDYRSRSSGKIKVVKLTRNFGSMSAIQAGFTVATGDCVGMISADLQDPPDLFVEMLGYWEKGSKAVFAIRQDREESFLQKFFSNAYYSLIRKFAISGYPTGGFDFFLIDRQIVNDLNRIQEKNTNLMSLIYWLGYRPVMIPYIRRQRTKGISRWTLAKKVKLFIDTFVAFSFFPIRILSLIGLLVAIGSFLYGAFVLFYWYFFGIEVRGWVPTIVVLSFTSGIQMAMLGVLGEYLWRTLDEVRRRPPYVVDEVYATSPERDPVESNKIKEAE; translated from the coding sequence ATGAAAAAGATTTCTATCGTCATTCCAGTCTATTACAACGAATCCAACCTGGCGGATACCATTCCTCAACTCCTCGCTTTGGAGGAGAAGTTCCCCGGGTATTCCCTCGAACTCGTTTTTGTGGACGACGGTTCGGGGGATCGTTCGCTCAATCTGCTATTGGATTATCGCTCTCGCTCTTCGGGCAAGATCAAAGTAGTCAAGTTGACTCGCAACTTCGGTTCGATGTCCGCTATTCAGGCTGGTTTCACGGTGGCGACCGGCGACTGCGTCGGCATGATCTCCGCCGATCTACAAGATCCGCCCGACCTGTTTGTGGAAATGCTTGGCTATTGGGAGAAGGGCAGTAAGGCTGTTTTTGCGATACGCCAAGACCGGGAGGAGTCGTTTCTTCAAAAGTTTTTTTCCAATGCCTATTACTCATTAATACGAAAGTTCGCCATTTCGGGGTATCCCACCGGTGGGTTTGATTTTTTTCTCATCGATCGCCAGATCGTGAATGATTTGAATCGGATTCAAGAAAAAAACACGAACCTGATGTCGCTGATCTATTGGCTGGGATATCGCCCGGTGATGATTCCGTATATTCGCAGGCAGAGAACGAAGGGCATATCGCGATGGACGCTTGCTAAAAAGGTCAAACTGTTTATTGATACCTTTGTAGCATTCTCCTTTTTTCCCATACGGATTCTTTCCTTGATCGGCTTGCTGGTAGCTATCGGTTCGTTCCTTTACGGCGCATTCGTCCTTTTTTACTGGTATTTTTTTGGCATTGAAGTGCGCGGCTGGGTGCCGACTATCGTGGTGCTGTCGTTTACGTCCGGCATCCAAATGGCGATGTTGGGCGTATTGGGCGAATACCTTTGGCGGACCCTAGACGAAGTCCGCCGCCGCCCGCCGTACGTGGTTGACGAGGTGTATGCAACTTCACCGGAGAGAGATCCGGTTGAGTCGAACAAAATCAAAGAGGCGGAATGA